A single region of the Candidatus Methylomirabilota bacterium genome encodes:
- a CDS encoding xanthine dehydrogenase family protein molybdopterin-binding subunit, with translation MGQYGIGQSVKRFEDPRLVRGEGRFHNDVNLPGQAYVVVVRSLHAHARIQSIDTPAAAAAPGVLAVFTGADLARDGLGTMKMTLKRKRPDGSPMWAPPHRGLTQDRVRYVGDPIALVIAETLAQAEDAAEMVRVEYESLPSVTSTAEAVGGAPVWDECADNISNVFEVGDKAAAEAAFARAAHVVRRRYVITRVHAQYMEPRGALGVYDPGEDRYTLHADVQYPHRVRNALASNIFQVPEHQIRVIVGDVGGAFGTKGWQYPEHKLVLWAARKLGRPVKWQCERREAIPADEHARDNVSEAELALDADGRFLAIRVRTLANVGAYISSDRNLLATFGNVVTVVGVYAFPAAHVQVLSVLTNTSSTAPYRGAGRPEATYVIERLIDDASRELGMDRLELRRKNLIPASAMPYKTALGTTYDCGEFAKSMERALILADVAGFPARRDASRRRGALRGLAVVNAIERAAGPAPEFAEIRFAPSGSATVFMGTKNQGQGHETTFKQILHERLGLDPAEVRYIDGDTDRVAFGMGTMGSRSTVIGGTALWTAADKIIAKGKKIAARLLEAAEGDIAFADGKFNVVGTDRAVAIKEVARAAFVPAQLPPGLEPGLYETGTFAPKTDTWPNGCHVCEVEVDPDTGAVTLASYAIVDDVGTVINPLTLKGQIHGGVAQGVGQALMEQVVYEPESGQLLTASFMEYAMPRADAFCDVRIESSPVPTKLNPLGAKGAGEAGTVGALPVVINAVMDALAPLGVRELDMPASSERVWAAIQAAKRDRP, from the coding sequence ATGGGGCAGTACGGCATCGGGCAATCGGTCAAGCGGTTCGAGGACCCCCGCCTCGTGCGGGGCGAGGGCAGATTCCACAACGACGTCAACCTCCCCGGCCAGGCCTACGTGGTCGTCGTGCGGTCGCTCCACGCTCACGCGCGGATCCAGTCCATCGACACGCCCGCGGCCGCGGCCGCCCCCGGTGTCCTCGCGGTCTTCACCGGGGCTGACCTGGCGCGGGACGGCCTCGGCACGATGAAGATGACGCTGAAGCGCAAGCGCCCGGACGGCTCGCCGATGTGGGCGCCGCCGCACCGCGGGCTGACGCAGGACCGCGTCCGCTACGTGGGTGACCCCATCGCGCTCGTGATCGCTGAGACCCTGGCCCAGGCCGAGGACGCGGCGGAGATGGTTCGTGTCGAGTACGAGTCGCTACCGTCGGTGACGTCGACCGCGGAGGCCGTCGGCGGCGCCCCCGTATGGGACGAGTGCGCCGACAACATCTCGAACGTCTTCGAAGTGGGCGACAAGGCGGCGGCAGAAGCCGCCTTCGCGCGCGCGGCCCACGTCGTCCGGCGCCGCTACGTGATCACGCGCGTGCACGCGCAGTACATGGAGCCCCGCGGCGCGCTCGGCGTCTACGATCCGGGCGAGGACCGCTACACGCTCCACGCCGACGTCCAGTATCCGCACCGCGTCAGGAACGCGCTCGCGAGCAACATCTTCCAGGTGCCGGAGCACCAGATCCGCGTCATCGTGGGCGACGTCGGCGGCGCCTTCGGCACCAAGGGCTGGCAGTACCCCGAGCACAAGCTCGTGCTGTGGGCGGCGCGCAAGCTCGGCCGGCCCGTCAAGTGGCAGTGCGAGCGCCGCGAGGCGATCCCGGCCGACGAGCACGCGCGGGACAACGTCAGCGAGGCCGAGCTGGCCCTGGACGCCGACGGGCGCTTTCTCGCCATCCGCGTCCGGACGCTTGCCAACGTCGGCGCCTACATCTCCTCCGACCGCAACCTGCTCGCGACCTTCGGCAACGTGGTCACGGTGGTCGGCGTCTACGCCTTCCCCGCCGCCCACGTGCAGGTCCTGTCCGTGCTGACCAACACCAGCTCGACGGCGCCGTACCGCGGGGCCGGCCGGCCCGAGGCGACGTACGTCATCGAGCGCCTGATCGACGACGCGTCGCGCGAGCTTGGCATGGATCGGCTGGAGCTCAGGCGGAAGAACCTCATCCCCGCCTCGGCGATGCCGTACAAGACCGCGCTCGGCACGACGTACGACTGCGGCGAGTTCGCGAAGAGCATGGAGAGGGCGCTCATACTCGCCGACGTCGCGGGCTTTCCAGCCCGGCGCGACGCGTCCCGCCGGCGCGGCGCGCTGCGCGGTCTCGCGGTCGTCAACGCCATCGAGCGGGCGGCGGGGCCCGCGCCCGAGTTCGCCGAGATCAGGTTCGCCCCGAGCGGGAGCGCGACGGTCTTCATGGGCACCAAGAACCAGGGGCAGGGGCACGAGACGACGTTCAAGCAGATCCTCCACGAGCGGCTGGGCCTCGACCCCGCCGAGGTCCGCTACATCGACGGGGACACGGACCGGGTCGCCTTCGGCATGGGGACCATGGGCTCCCGCTCGACGGTCATCGGCGGCACCGCGCTCTGGACGGCCGCCGATAAGATCATCGCCAAGGGAAAGAAGATCGCCGCGCGCCTGCTGGAAGCGGCCGAGGGTGACATCGCCTTCGCCGACGGCAAGTTCAACGTGGTGGGCACGGACCGGGCCGTGGCGATCAAGGAGGTCGCACGGGCCGCCTTCGTGCCCGCCCAGCTGCCGCCAGGCCTCGAGCCGGGGCTCTACGAGACGGGCACCTTCGCCCCCAAGACGGACACGTGGCCCAACGGCTGCCACGTCTGCGAGGTGGAGGTGGATCCGGACACGGGCGCCGTCACGCTCGCCAGCTACGCGATCGTGGACGACGTGGGCACGGTGATCAACCCGCTCACGCTCAAGGGCCAGATCCACGGTGGGGTCGCGCAGGGTGTGGGCCAGGCGCTGATGGAGCAGGTCGTGTACGAGCCGGAGTCGGGCCAGCTCCTGACCGCGTCCTTCATGGAGTACGCGATGCCCCGCGCCGACGCCTTCTGCGACGTGCGCATCGAGAGCAGCCCGGTGCCGACGAAGCTCAACCCGCTCGGGGCCAAGGGCGCGGGAGAGGCCGGCACCGTCGGCGCGCTGCCCGTCGTCATCAACGCGGTCATGGACGCGCTCGCGCCGCTCGGCGTCCGGGAGCTCGACATGCCCGCGTCCAGCGAGCGCGTCTGGGCGGCCATCCAGGCCGCGAAGCGCGACCGGCCTTAG
- a CDS encoding cobalamin-independent methionine synthase II family protein, whose protein sequence is MKRSEHRILTTHVGSLPRPPALRDLLVRLDRGEVVDGAALAHEAEAAVRHVVKKQIEAGIDVGNDGEQPRVGFSTYPAKRMRGFGGESKRRMSRDIAEHPDYMARLSRMRTGAARINDAPQAVAEVAYTDLSEAVAECELFQRCAAAERTAFAEPFMTAASPGVIATIMLDAYYGSHERYVRALAREMRKEYELIVSRGFVLQLDCPDLAMERARFFQDEPLDRFLDAVALHVDAINEAVAAIPKDRVRLHLCWGNYDGPHTHDVPLEPLLPIIYRARVGALSLPLASPRHQHELRAFRRHPLPDEMLFLPGVIDSTTNVVEHPEVVADRIVAAAEAVGDRTRVLAGVDCGFGTFAGSQLVEESVVWAKLRSLREGADLATKRLWG, encoded by the coding sequence ATGAAGCGCAGCGAGCACCGGATCCTGACCACCCACGTCGGCAGTCTTCCGCGTCCGCCGGCGCTTCGCGACCTCCTCGTGCGCCTGGACCGCGGCGAGGTCGTCGACGGCGCCGCCCTCGCCCACGAGGCCGAGGCCGCCGTGCGCCATGTGGTGAAGAAACAGATCGAGGCGGGCATCGACGTCGGCAACGACGGCGAGCAGCCGCGCGTCGGCTTTTCGACGTACCCCGCCAAGCGGATGCGCGGCTTCGGCGGTGAGAGCAAGCGGCGCATGTCGCGAGACATCGCCGAGCACCCGGACTACATGGCGCGCCTTTCCCGCATGCGAACGGGCGCCGCGCGCATCAACGACGCGCCCCAGGCGGTGGCCGAGGTCGCCTACACCGACCTCAGCGAGGCCGTGGCCGAGTGCGAGCTGTTCCAGCGCTGCGCGGCCGCCGAGCGGACCGCGTTCGCCGAGCCATTCATGACGGCAGCCTCCCCGGGCGTCATCGCCACCATCATGCTCGACGCCTACTATGGCTCGCACGAGCGCTACGTGCGGGCGCTCGCCCGCGAGATGCGCAAGGAATACGAGCTGATCGTGAGTCGCGGGTTCGTGCTCCAGCTCGACTGCCCGGATCTCGCCATGGAGCGCGCCCGCTTCTTCCAGGACGAGCCCCTCGACCGCTTCCTCGACGCCGTCGCGCTCCACGTCGACGCCATCAACGAGGCGGTGGCGGCCATCCCGAAGGACCGCGTGCGCCTGCACCTCTGCTGGGGCAACTACGACGGGCCCCACACCCACGACGTGCCGCTCGAGCCGCTCCTGCCGATCATCTATCGCGCGCGGGTCGGCGCGCTCTCCCTGCCGCTCGCCAGCCCGCGGCACCAGCACGAGCTCCGGGCGTTCCGCCGCCATCCGCTCCCCGACGAGATGCTGTTCCTGCCCGGCGTCATCGACTCCACGACCAACGTCGTGGAGCACCCCGAGGTCGTCGCCGACCGAATCGTGGCGGCCGCTGAGGCCGTGGGCGACCGGACGCGCGTCCTCGCAGGCGTCGACTGCGGCTTCGGCACCTTCGCCGGCTCCCAGCTCGTCGAGGAGAGCGTGGTGTGGGCCAAGCTCCGTAGCCTTCGGGAAGGCGCGGACCTGGCCACCAAGCGGCTCTGGGGGTGA
- a CDS encoding ABC transporter substrate-binding protein: MRQRVTRLLWILTCVAIIAALGPSREASAQDKPRYGGELVFVVAAEPPSFDAHREETFAMLHPGAPHYNTLLRVDPFDKTGTKFIGDLAESWTVSADKRTYTFKLRHGVKFHDGSVMTAKDVKASYDHIIFPGPGVVSSRQEQYKVVEAVEAVGPDTVIFRLKWPEGSFIASVASPWNWIYKADILAKDSHWYEKNVMGTGPFKFVEYVRGSHWIGKKNPDYWDKGKPYLDGYRAIFIQDAGAQVAAIRGERAMIQFRGFTPAQRDTLVAALGSKITVQESPWNCSIQVAMNQQKKPFEDKRVRRALTLALDRWEGSKALSRIAIVKDVAGIQVPGTPWATPPDELGKLAGYGRDINASRAEARRLLKEAGAENLSFTLLNRAVPQPYEPVGVWLIDQWRQIGVTVKQNVFESAAWFSAQRTGDFEVSTNAPCNSIVEPDMDLHWFLTTSPVNYSRHKDTVMDELYQKQSRAIDAEERRKYLRAFEKRLYDDEVHFIHTFQWNRIVPHLSKVRGWTITPSHFLNCQLDTIWLSE, translated from the coding sequence ATGAGGCAGCGCGTCACACGATTACTGTGGATCCTCACCTGCGTCGCGATCATCGCGGCGCTCGGACCGTCACGGGAGGCCTCCGCCCAGGACAAGCCGCGCTACGGCGGCGAGCTGGTCTTCGTGGTCGCCGCCGAGCCGCCGAGCTTCGACGCCCACCGGGAAGAGACGTTCGCGATGCTCCACCCGGGCGCGCCCCATTACAACACCCTCTTGCGGGTGGATCCCTTCGACAAGACGGGCACAAAGTTCATCGGCGACCTGGCCGAGTCCTGGACCGTCTCCGCCGATAAGCGCACGTATACGTTCAAGCTGCGCCACGGCGTGAAGTTCCACGACGGCAGCGTGATGACCGCCAAGGACGTGAAGGCATCCTACGATCACATCATCTTCCCGGGGCCCGGTGTCGTCTCGAGCCGCCAGGAGCAGTACAAGGTTGTCGAGGCGGTCGAGGCGGTTGGGCCCGACACCGTCATCTTCCGTCTGAAGTGGCCGGAGGGCTCCTTCATTGCCAGCGTGGCCTCGCCGTGGAACTGGATCTACAAGGCCGACATCCTGGCCAAGGATTCGCACTGGTACGAGAAGAACGTGATGGGGACCGGCCCGTTCAAGTTCGTGGAGTACGTGCGGGGCTCGCACTGGATCGGCAAGAAGAACCCGGACTACTGGGACAAGGGCAAGCCCTACCTCGACGGCTACCGCGCGATCTTCATTCAGGACGCCGGGGCGCAGGTGGCGGCCATCCGAGGCGAGCGGGCGATGATCCAGTTCCGCGGCTTCACCCCCGCGCAGCGCGACACGCTCGTGGCGGCGCTCGGCAGCAAGATAACCGTCCAGGAGAGCCCGTGGAACTGCTCGATTCAGGTGGCGATGAACCAGCAAAAGAAGCCGTTCGAAGACAAGCGCGTGCGCCGGGCGCTTACGCTCGCCCTCGACCGCTGGGAGGGCTCGAAGGCGCTCTCTCGGATCGCTATCGTGAAAGACGTGGCCGGTATCCAGGTGCCAGGGACGCCGTGGGCCACGCCGCCGGACGAGCTTGGCAAGCTGGCGGGCTACGGCCGGGACATCAACGCCTCGCGCGCCGAGGCGCGGCGCCTGCTGAAAGAGGCCGGCGCCGAGAACTTGTCCTTCACGCTCCTGAACCGGGCCGTGCCACAGCCGTACGAGCCCGTGGGCGTCTGGCTCATCGACCAGTGGCGCCAGATCGGCGTTACCGTCAAGCAGAACGTGTTCGAGTCGGCGGCGTGGTTCTCGGCGCAGAGAACCGGTGACTTCGAGGTCTCGACGAACGCCCCGTGCAATTCCATCGTCGAGCCCGACATGGACCTGCACTGGTTCCTCACCACCTCGCCGGTGAACTACAGCCGGCACAAGGACACGGTGATGGACGAGCTGTACCAGAAGCAGTCCCGCGCCATCGACGCGGAAGAGCGACGGAAGTATCTGCGAGCGTTCGAAAAGCGCCTCTACGATGATGAGGTCCACTTCATCCACACGTTCCAGTGGAATCGGATCGTCCCGCACCTGTCCAAGGTGCGCGGCTGGACGATCACGCCGAGCCACTTCCTGAACTGCCAGCTCGACACGATCTGGCTCAGCGAATAG